The genomic stretch CCGACCTCGGCGCTGGACCCTATATCCACCTCCCGGATCGAGGACCTGATAGACGAACTGAAACAGCGCTATACCATTGTTATCGTGACCCACAACATGCAGCAGGCCGGCAGGATTTCCGATTATACCGCGTTTTTCCTTAACGGAGTAATTGAGGAATTCGGTACAACCGGGCAGATATTTTTTAATCCCGGGAACCATCAGACAGAGGCCTACATAACCGGAAAATTCGGTTAAGAAACTTGCAAGGAGACGCCGGATTATGCCAAGCATACGACGACACTTTTTAGAAGAGCTGAATAAGCTGCATGAAAACCTGCTGCGAATGGGTATCCTGGTGGAAGAGTCCATACATAAATCTGTGAGCGCATTAAAAAGTCAAAACAGAGAACTGGCGGAAAATATCATTCAGGATGACGAAAACATAAACGACGCGGAAACCGAAATACTCGACCACTGTATAAAATTGCTCGCCACACAGCAGCCCGTCGCGGGGGATTTGCGGACCATAGTGACCGCAATAAAGGTGGCGACCCAGCTGGAGCGTGTAGGCGATCATTCTGTCCATATTGCGAAAAGCGTCTGCAAATTATCAGACGAACCTTTTATCAGGAAACTGACCGATACTTCCCGGATGGGAGAAATATGCCAAGCTATGATTCGTGATGTTCTGACCGCCCTGATAAACAATAACGGCAGCTATGCACAGGAAGTTGCCCGCAGAGACGACGAAGTGGACAAGCTCTATTACAAAATAACCCGGGAACTTGTTGCCTTCATGCTTGAAGAAAATACACGGATTAATCAGGGCCTGGAGCTGCTCTTTATTGCCCGCTATCTTGAGCGCATCGGCGATCACGTAACAAATATCTCCGAGCTGGTTGTCTACAACAGCTCGGGTAAACATGTTGAATTA from Marispirochaeta sp. encodes the following:
- the phoU gene encoding phosphate signaling complex protein PhoU, giving the protein MPSIRRHFLEELNKLHENLLRMGILVEESIHKSVSALKSQNRELAENIIQDDENINDAETEILDHCIKLLATQQPVAGDLRTIVTAIKVATQLERVGDHSVHIAKSVCKLSDEPFIRKLTDTSRMGEICQAMIRDVLTALINNNGSYAQEVARRDDEVDKLYYKITRELVAFMLEENTRINQGLELLFIARYLERIGDHVTNISELVVYNSSGKHVELNR